A single Brienomyrus brachyistius isolate T26 chromosome 11, BBRACH_0.4, whole genome shotgun sequence DNA region contains:
- the LOC125704123 gene encoding adenosine receptor A3-like yields the protein MSEPWPGTGAAESPNMTTGMWPGQDWNESMAPLCHSCCCGLLGHVLAVVFMVALAFAIVIGNAVTLAVFMQTRQSRTSQGYFKVSLALADVMVGILVIPFSVFTEISLMVTGVPPMWFQGGSPLQAEGVWQPCKLIGPVFAGCTFVSISTIFLMTVERSVAVMWPLHKDIVVTWRRALLLVLLSWAGSFLLALALLFGSGGFTLEYNECSRMCNYAPRRGGDRPTANGSVMLLFPAFDFTLLGGTLTVNVLSFTSIRRYTHKRKLLSGAGHGGDGGGGAGPHRPSFSDIKAAKTIGILTFTFTASFSPIAVFVLGNLVGHVWCTFSFFAFWILAANSCCNVIIYSVWDRHFRRGVGLFFHRDRMPPQNEKS from the exons ATGAGTGAGCCCTGGCCTGGGACGGGGGCTGCAGAAAGCCCCAACATGACCACTGGCATGTGGCCTGGACAGGACTGGAACGAGTCGATGGCTCCTCTCTGCCACTCATGCTGCTGCGGTCTACTCGGTCACGTGCTGGCTGTGGTCTTCATGGTCGCCCTGGCCTTTGCCATCGTCATCGGCAATGCGGTCACGCTCGCTGTCTTCATGCAGACACGTCAGTCTCGCACGTCACAGGGATACTTCAAAG TGTCCCTGGCCTTGGCGGACGTGATGGTGGGCATCCTGGTCATCCCCTTTTCTGTCTTTACTGAGATCTCTCTGATGGTCACTGGTGTGCCTCCCATGTGGTTCCAGGGGGGGTCCCCCCTCCAGGCAGAAGGGGTATGGCAGCCCTGCAAGCTGATCGGCCCCGTGTTTGCGGGCTGCACCTTCGTGTCCATCAGCACCATCTTCCTGATGACGGTGGAGCGCAGCGTGGCTGTGATGTGGCCGCTGCACAAGGACATAGTGGTGACGTGGCGCCGGGcgctgctcctcgtcctcctctccTGGGCCGGCAGCTTCCTGTTGGCGCTGGCGCTGCTCTTCGGCAGTGGCGGCTTCACACTCGAGTATAACGAGTGCAGCCGCATGTGCAACTACGCCCCCCGGAGGGGTGGGGACAGGCCAACGGCCAACGGCAGCGTGATGTTGCTCTTTCCTGCCTTTGACTTCACGCTGTTGGGCGGGACGCTGACCGTCAACGTGCTGTCCTTCACCAGCATCCGACGTTATACCCATAAACGGAAGCTGCTGTCTGGGGCGGGGCatggtggtgatggtggagGCGGGGCGGGCCCCCATAGGCCCTCATTCTCTGACATCAAGGCGGCCAAGACCATAGGCATCCTTACCTTCACCTTTACGGCTTCATTCTCACCCATCGCTGTCTTCGTCCTGGGCAATTTGGTGGGCCACGTCTGGTGCACTTTCTCCTTCTTTGCCTTCTGGATACTGGCGGCCAACAGCTGCTGCAATGTGATCATATACAGCGTGTGGGACCGGCACTTCCGCAGGGGTGTTGGCCTGTTTTTCCACAGGGACCGGATGCCCCCTCAGAACGAGAAAAGCTAA
- the LOC125704198 gene encoding haptoglobin, translating into MRSWTQTFLLSCVCLTSSILATDADRLHLSGQRSRRTVGGFVAPHIPWQVMVYLGDTAFDGGYAGGALISDHWVLTAARNLFVNKTRPPPAYPSDSWEKHSIPKVYVGITDRVLANSSNQAEVEKVVLHPDFRKTSVWENDLALIKLKEPVTFSESVMPIPLPERGDNFAETEGMRGVLAGWGWGALLTPANQLKYIILPVANHEACRQEYEGRSNGPKVDEKVFCTSKSAFHENVCFGDAGGALAVQDAATGRVYAAGILSYDKTCTMKEHAVYAKLSAYVPWINSVMRGDSETLLEQRNKLMNYLYSKQ; encoded by the exons ATGAG GTCCTGGACACAGACTTTCCTTCTCTCCTGCGTCTGCCTGACGAGCAGCATTCTGGCCACGGATGCAGACCGGCTCCATCTTTCCG GCCAGCGGTCTCGACGCACAGTGGGCGGCTTTGTGGCACCCCACATCCCATGGCAGGTCATGGTCTATCTGGGGGACACCGCCTTCGACGGCGGCTATGCAGGCGGGGCGCTGATCTCAGACCACTGGGTGTTGACTGCCGCCAGGAACCTCTTTGTCAACAAGACCCGACCACCCCCAGCTTATCCGAGCGACAGCTGGGAGAAACactccatcccaaaggtgtaTGTAGGCATCACTGACCGCGTTCTGGCCAATTCCTCCAACCAGGCAGAGGTGGAGAAG GTGGTGCTGCATCCAGACTTCCGAAAGACCAGCGTCTGGGAAAATGACCTGGCTTTGATTAAGCTTAAGGAGCCTGTGACCTTCAGTGAGTCCGTGATGCCGATCCCCCTGCCGGAGCGGGGTGACAATTTCGCGGAGACAGAGGGGATGCGTGGTGTTTtagctgggtgggggtggggtgctcTCTTAACCCCTGCCAATCAGCTGAAGTACATAATTCTGCCCGTGGCGAACCACGAGGCCTGTAGGCAGGAGTACGAGGGCAGGAGCAACGGCCCCAAAGTAGATGAGAAGGTGTTCTGCACCAGTAAGAGTGCCTTCCATGAGAACGTGTGCTTCGGCGATGCTGGGGGTGCGTTGGCGGTCCAGGACGCCGCCACTGGAAGGGTGTACGCTGCCGGAATCCTCTCCTACGATAAAACTTGCACGATGAAGGAACACGCCGTATACGCAAAGCTGTCCGCCTACGTGCCGTGGATCAACAGCGTCATGCGGGGCGATTCTGAAACACTCTTGGAGCAGCGTAACAAACTCATGAACTACTTATACTCAAAGCAGTAA
- the sult5a1 gene encoding sulfotransferase family 5A, member 1 isoform X1 — MASSKPHIYHRQQLTLAVPFQAMSMARLDVTETFHNIAFPGHLHTRESLHYAVNFQFQDTDTLIVSYPKSGTTWMQQILTLLYSQGDETVSHTIPNWARAPWLEQYYFPKVLEVLKEPRIITTHLQYHLLAPALEGSQAKVIYVARNPKDLAVSFYHFHKMANFLPNPDSFEEFLEHFLEGTVNYGSWFDHVKGWTSSRRNDLNFLYITYEELWEDFKGSMEKISTFLQHPLMLDDIQKIQKHCTFASMRENPMVNYTTVDKEIMDHSKGQFMRKGKVGDWKNTFTPEQNQRFENIFSLKMKNSHLKFTWNIQSDQSTQWKNQPLFWPPESQNSTFQANGCYANTSV, encoded by the exons CCCCATATATACCACAGACAACAGCTCACGCTCGCAGTTCCCTTCCAAGCGATGAGCATGGCCAGACTGGATGTAACAGAGACCTTCCACAACATCGCTTTCCCTGGGCACCTGCACACTCGCGAGTCTCTCCACTATGCTGTCAACTTCCAGTTCCAGGACACAGATACGCTCATTGTGTCATACCCCAAGTCTG GCACTACCTGGATGCAGCAGATCCTAACACTTTTGTACAGTCAGGGTGATGAAACCGTGTCACACACCATCCCAAACTGGGCACGGGCACCATGGTTAGAGCAGTACTACTTCCCCAAAGTACTAGAAGTACTAAAGGAGCCGCGGATCATCACCACCCATCTGCAGTACCACCTGCTAGCTCCCGCCCTCGAGGGATCTCAGGCCAAG GTGATCTACGTTGCGAGGAACCCAAAAGACCTCGCTGTGTCTTTTTATCACTTCCACAAAATGGCCAACTTCTTACCCAACCCTGACTCCTTTGAGGAGTTTCTGGAACATTTCCTTGAAGGAACAG TAAATTACGGCTCCTGGTTTGATCATGTGAAGGGCTGGACCAGTTCCAGAAGAAACGATCTGAACTTTCTCTACATAACTTATGAGGAGCTGTGGGAG GACTTCAAAGGCTCGATGGAGAAGATCAGCACTTTCCTCCAGCACCCCCTGATGTTGGATGACATACAGAAGATTCAGAAGCACTGCACTTTCGCCAGTATGAGGGAGAATCCTATGGTGAATTACACCACAGTCGACAAGGAGATCATGGACCACAGCAAGGGGCAGTTCATGAGAAAGG GGAAAGTCGGGGACTGGAAAAACACCTTTACCCCAGAGCAGAATCAACGTTTTGAAAATATCTTCAGTTTGAAAATGAAGAATTCACACCTGAAGTTTACCTGGAATATCCAAAGTGACCAATCAACGCAATGGAAAAATCAGCCACTGTTCTGGCCTCCAGAGTCTCAAAACTCAACCTTTCAAGCGAATGGGTGTTATGCAAACACAAGCGTGTAG
- the sult5a1 gene encoding sulfotransferase family 5A, member 1 isoform X2 has product MSMARLDVTETFHNIAFPGHLHTRESLHYAVNFQFQDTDTLIVSYPKSGTTWMQQILTLLYSQGDETVSHTIPNWARAPWLEQYYFPKVLEVLKEPRIITTHLQYHLLAPALEGSQAKVIYVARNPKDLAVSFYHFHKMANFLPNPDSFEEFLEHFLEGTVNYGSWFDHVKGWTSSRRNDLNFLYITYEELWEDFKGSMEKISTFLQHPLMLDDIQKIQKHCTFASMRENPMVNYTTVDKEIMDHSKGQFMRKGKVGDWKNTFTPEQNQRFENIFSLKMKNSHLKFTWNIQSDQSTQWKNQPLFWPPESQNSTFQANGCYANTSV; this is encoded by the exons ATGAGCATGGCCAGACTGGATGTAACAGAGACCTTCCACAACATCGCTTTCCCTGGGCACCTGCACACTCGCGAGTCTCTCCACTATGCTGTCAACTTCCAGTTCCAGGACACAGATACGCTCATTGTGTCATACCCCAAGTCTG GCACTACCTGGATGCAGCAGATCCTAACACTTTTGTACAGTCAGGGTGATGAAACCGTGTCACACACCATCCCAAACTGGGCACGGGCACCATGGTTAGAGCAGTACTACTTCCCCAAAGTACTAGAAGTACTAAAGGAGCCGCGGATCATCACCACCCATCTGCAGTACCACCTGCTAGCTCCCGCCCTCGAGGGATCTCAGGCCAAG GTGATCTACGTTGCGAGGAACCCAAAAGACCTCGCTGTGTCTTTTTATCACTTCCACAAAATGGCCAACTTCTTACCCAACCCTGACTCCTTTGAGGAGTTTCTGGAACATTTCCTTGAAGGAACAG TAAATTACGGCTCCTGGTTTGATCATGTGAAGGGCTGGACCAGTTCCAGAAGAAACGATCTGAACTTTCTCTACATAACTTATGAGGAGCTGTGGGAG GACTTCAAAGGCTCGATGGAGAAGATCAGCACTTTCCTCCAGCACCCCCTGATGTTGGATGACATACAGAAGATTCAGAAGCACTGCACTTTCGCCAGTATGAGGGAGAATCCTATGGTGAATTACACCACAGTCGACAAGGAGATCATGGACCACAGCAAGGGGCAGTTCATGAGAAAGG GGAAAGTCGGGGACTGGAAAAACACCTTTACCCCAGAGCAGAATCAACGTTTTGAAAATATCTTCAGTTTGAAAATGAAGAATTCACACCTGAAGTTTACCTGGAATATCCAAAGTGACCAATCAACGCAATGGAAAAATCAGCCACTGTTCTGGCCTCCAGAGTCTCAAAACTCAACCTTTCAAGCGAATGGGTGTTATGCAAACACAAGCGTGTAG